In the genome of Xanthomonas translucens pv. cerealis, one region contains:
- a CDS encoding voltage-gated chloride channel family protein has translation MRLFRRPEQLELLPYLGKWLLIASVAGLLAGSASAFFLFSLDRATAWREAHQWIVWLLPAAGFGVGLVYHLLGKSVDGGNNLIIDEIHDPRKVVPLRLVPLVLGATVVSHLFGASVGREGTAVQMGAALADQLTHVLRIQRQDRRVLLMAGISAGFASVFGTPLAGAVFGLELLAIGRMRYDALFPCIVAAIVADQACLAWGVHHTHYAMAQVVPVGVSSVLAVVAAGGVFGLVGMLFATATHRLGALVKRCIRYAPLRPAVGGSVVATAVWALDGYRYIGLGIPDIVRSFQQPMAPWDFFGKLAFTVASLGTGFKGGEVTPLFYIGATLGNALAPLLHLPFPLLAGIGFVAVFSGAANTPIATTLMAMELFGADIGPLAAIGCVTAYLFSGHTGIYHAQRVGNGKHRGHRQAIPDALRLAELGQFHAQQRRQAGERPPTPPGDTASASASEEGIQ, from the coding sequence ATGCGCCTATTCCGCCGACCCGAACAACTCGAACTGCTGCCTTATCTGGGCAAGTGGCTGCTGATCGCCAGCGTCGCTGGCTTGCTCGCAGGCAGCGCCTCCGCATTCTTCCTGTTTTCCCTGGATCGCGCCACGGCCTGGCGCGAAGCCCACCAATGGATCGTCTGGCTACTGCCCGCGGCCGGATTCGGCGTGGGCCTGGTCTATCACCTGTTGGGCAAGAGCGTCGATGGCGGCAACAACCTGATCATCGACGAGATCCACGACCCCAGGAAGGTCGTGCCCTTGCGCCTGGTGCCGCTGGTGCTGGGCGCAACGGTGGTCTCGCACCTGTTCGGCGCATCGGTCGGTCGCGAGGGAACCGCCGTGCAGATGGGCGCGGCGCTGGCCGACCAGCTCACCCATGTGCTGCGCATCCAGCGTCAGGACCGGCGCGTCCTGTTGATGGCCGGCATCAGCGCCGGATTCGCCTCGGTGTTCGGAACGCCGTTGGCGGGCGCGGTGTTCGGCCTGGAATTGCTCGCGATCGGTCGCATGCGCTACGATGCACTGTTCCCGTGCATCGTCGCCGCGATCGTCGCCGACCAGGCGTGCCTGGCGTGGGGCGTGCATCACACGCACTATGCGATGGCTCAGGTCGTGCCGGTCGGCGTATCGAGCGTGCTGGCCGTGGTCGCCGCGGGCGGCGTGTTCGGCCTGGTCGGCATGCTGTTCGCTACCGCCACGCACCGGCTCGGCGCGCTGGTCAAACGTTGCATCCGTTATGCGCCGCTGCGGCCGGCCGTTGGCGGCAGCGTGGTTGCCACTGCGGTGTGGGCGCTCGATGGCTACCGCTACATCGGTCTGGGCATCCCCGACATCGTGCGTTCCTTCCAGCAGCCGATGGCGCCATGGGATTTCTTCGGCAAGCTTGCGTTTACCGTGGCCTCGCTGGGGACCGGTTTCAAGGGCGGGGAAGTCACGCCGCTGTTCTACATCGGCGCGACCCTCGGCAACGCGCTGGCGCCGCTGCTGCACCTGCCGTTCCCGCTGCTGGCCGGGATCGGCTTCGTCGCCGTTTTCTCCGGCGCCGCCAATACGCCGATCGCCACCACGCTGATGGCCATGGAGTTGTTCGGCGCCGACATCGGCCCGCTGGCAGCGATCGGTTGCGTCACCGCGTATCTGTTCTCGGGCCATACCGGCATCTACCACGCCCAGCGCGTGGGAAATGGCAAGCACCGCGGCCATCGGCAGGCCATTCCGGATGCCTTGCGTCTGGCCGAACTGGGGCAGTTTCACGCGCAACAACGACGGCAGGCTGGAGAACGGCCGCCAACGCCGCCGGGCGATACCGCGTCCGCAAGCGCGAGCGAGGAGGGCATCCAGTGA